One part of the Arabidopsis thaliana chromosome 1 sequence genome encodes these proteins:
- a CDS encoding Plant thionin family protein (Plant thionin family protein; LOCATED IN: endomembrane system; BEST Arabidopsis thaliana protein match is: Plant thionin family protein (TAIR:AT1G34815.1); Has 72 Blast hits to 72 proteins in 2 species: Archae - 0; Bacteria - 0; Metazoa - 0; Fungi - 0; Plants - 72; Viruses - 0; Other Eukaryotes - 0 (source: NCBI BLink).) — translation MGIQTCSVLIIVIILTMMFSAHIAQSNSITMCVKHCAQNECLKAAKKTTPEICDEACKKICNNQLFSDEKWFVPSPKGSSRICRWAPKYCQF, via the coding sequence ATGGGGATTCAAACATGCAGTGTTTTAATAATCGTAATTATATTGACGATGATGTTTTCAGCACACATTGCTCAATCAAACAGTATAACAATGTGTGTGAAACATTGTGCACAAAACGAGTGCTTGAAAGCGGCGAAAAAAACTACTCCTGAAATTTGTGATGAAGCTTGCAAGAAAATCTGCAACAATCAATTATTCAGTGATGAAAAGTGGTTTGTTCCTTCTCCAAAGGGAAGCTCCCGAATCTGTAGATGGGCGCCTAAGTATTGCCAATTCTGA